GCTGGGTTGCCAAGCCGGTGTCCTAGGCCTCACGTAGCGCAGCAGCAGTTTGCAGTCCTCGCAGTCCCGTTTTAGTTGTTTTGAACCCGCACTTAACCGTATTTCCACATTATCAGTATCAGAAGAAGGGAAGCCAGCATGAAAATCCATGAGTATCAAGGCAAAGAAATCCTCCGGCAGTTCGGAGTGACGGTACCGCGCGGCATCCCGTGCATGTCCGTGGAAGAAGCCGTCAAGGCTGCCGAAGAGCTGGGCGGCCCGGTCTGGGTAGTCAAGGCGCAGATCCATGCTGGCGGCCGCGGCAAGGGCGGCGGCGTGAAGGTGGCCAAGTCGATGGAACAGGTCAAGGAATACGCCGAGCAGATCATGGGCATGCAGCTCAAGACCATCCAGACCGGCCCCGAAGGCCAGAAGGTGCGTCGCCTCCTGATCGAAGAAGGCGCCGACATCAAGAAGGAACTGTATGTGTCGCTGGTCACCGATCGCATCAGCCAGCGTGTGGTGCTGATGGCTTCCAGCGAAGGCGGCATGGATATCGAAGAAGTCGCGCACAGCAATCCTGAAAAGATCCACCACATCGCGATCGATCCCTCAGTGGGCCTGACCGATGCCGAGATCGACGACATCGCCGGCAAGATCGGCATTCCTCCCGAGTCGTTTGCCGATGCGCGCGTACAGTTCCATGGCCTGTACAAGGCATATTGGGAAACCGACGCGTCGCTCGCTGAAATCAACCCGCTGATCGTGACCGGCAGCGGCAAGATCGTCGCCCTGGACGCCAAGTTCAACTTTGACTCCAACGCCCTGTACCGCCAGCCCAACATCGTTGCCTACCGTGACCTGGACGAAGAAGATCCGGCCGAAATCGAAGCATCGAAGTTCGACCTGGCTTACATTTCGCTCGACGGCAATATCGGCTGCCTCGTCAACGGCGCCGGCCTGGCCATGGCCACCATGGACACCATCAAGCTGTTCGGCGGCGAGCCGGCCAACTTCCTGGACGTGGGCGGCGGTGCCACGGCTGAGAAAGTCACGGAAGCGTTCAAGATCATGCTGAAGAACCCGGGCCTGAAAGCCATC
This region of Massilia sp. PAMC28688 genomic DNA includes:
- the sucC gene encoding ADP-forming succinate--CoA ligase subunit beta, which translates into the protein MKIHEYQGKEILRQFGVTVPRGIPCMSVEEAVKAAEELGGPVWVVKAQIHAGGRGKGGGVKVAKSMEQVKEYAEQIMGMQLKTIQTGPEGQKVRRLLIEEGADIKKELYVSLVTDRISQRVVLMASSEGGMDIEEVAHSNPEKIHHIAIDPSVGLTDAEIDDIAGKIGIPPESFADARVQFHGLYKAYWETDASLAEINPLIVTGSGKIVALDAKFNFDSNALYRQPNIVAYRDLDEEDPAEIEASKFDLAYISLDGNIGCLVNGAGLAMATMDTIKLFGGEPANFLDVGGGATAEKVTEAFKIMLKNPGLKAILVNIFGGIMRCDVIAEGVITASKAVSLQVPLVVRMKGTNEDIGKKMLADSGLPIIAADTMEDAAKAVVAAAAGKA